The following are from one region of the Quercus robur chromosome 1, dhQueRobu3.1, whole genome shotgun sequence genome:
- the LOC126717333 gene encoding uncharacterized protein LOC126717333, with protein sequence MQSFRDALDYCRLKDLGFNGYPFTWCNRRPGDQNTWIRLDRGVATIDWILKFPTSRIHHLDAFHSDHKPLLLCSDSEFRRFYRKGKPFRFEAMWLKDLSCETVIKDSWGEQAVSESVWGFQQKIVACQLNLKMWDKRSFGHVRNSLKKKLNELQEAEEGGCYRTNPRRIYILREEIQKLKNREECMWKQRSRNAWLKEGDSNSRFFHCRANQRNRRNFIAGLEDSDGVWREDEGRMGGIFEQYFRDIYTTSNPSGFEDISIFQLP encoded by the coding sequence ATGCAGAGTTTCAGGGATGCTTTGGACTACTGTAGACTGAAAGACCTGGGTTTTAATGGCTACCCTTTCACTTGGTGTAATCGTAGACCGGGTGATCAAAATACCTGGATTCGGTTAGATAGGGGTGTAGCAACCATTGATTGGATTTTGAAATTCCCCACCTCCCGCATTCATCATCTAGATGCTTTCCATTCTGACCATAAGCCGCTGTTGCTTTGTTCGGATTCTGAATTCAGGCGATTTTATAGAAAGGGTAAACCATTTCGATTTGAAGCTATGTGGTTAAAAGATTTATCTTGTGAAACTGTGATTAAGGATTCTTGGGGTGAGCAAGCTGTGTCAGAGTCAGTTTGGGGTTTTCAACAGAAGATTGTGGCTTGTCAACTCAATTTGAAGATGTGGGATAAAAGAAGCTTTGGGCATGTCCGTAATTCCTTGAAAAAGAAGCTTAATGAGTTGCAAGAAGCTGAAGAAGGTGGCTGTTATCGAACTAACCCGAGGAGAATTTACATACTGAGGGAAGAAAttcaaaagttgaaaaatagggaagaatgCATGTGGAAGCAACGATCCCGGAATGCTTGGCTTAAGGAAGGAGATAGCAACTCACGGTTTTTCCACTGTAGGGCAAACCAAAGAAACCGACGGAACTTCATTGCCGGTTTGGAGGATAGTGATGGGGTGTGGAGAGAAGATGAAGGCCGAATGGGTGGTATTTTTGAGCAATATTTCAGGGACATTTACACCACATCAAATCCTTCAGGCTTTGAAGATATTAGTATATTTCAATTACCATAG
- the LOC126716935 gene encoding borneol dehydrogenase, mitochondrial-like — protein MGSFSLLSAAARRLEGKVALITGGSSGIGESTARLFSKHGAKVVIADIQDELGHSVCEELNPQSTSYVHCDVTKETDVENAVNHAVSKYGKLDIMYNNAGIVGVAKPNILDNTKAEFEQVVSVNLVGAFLGTKHAARVMIPTKKGSIINTASVCSTIGGVASHGYTSSKHGVVGLMRNTAVELGQFGIRVNCVSPYLIATPLAKDFFKLDDDGVYRVYSNLKGEVLKPEDIAEAALYLGSDESKYVSGHNIVIDGGFTIVNTGFCMFA, from the exons ATGGGAAGTTTCTCGTTACTCTCGGCTGCAGCAAgaag GCTTGAAGGAAAAGTGGCACTAATCACTGGTGGGTCTAGCGGCATTGGTGAGTCCACTGCAAGACTCTTCTCTAAACATGGAGCAAAAGTTGTAATTGCTGACATCCAAGATGAATTGGGCCACTCTGTATGCGAAGAACTAAATCCTCAATCTACATCCTATGTCCATTGTGATGTTACTAAAGAAACAGATGTAGAAAATGCAGTTAACCATGCTGTTTCCAAGTATGGTAAGTTAGACATTATGTACAACAATGCTGGTATAGTTGGGGTAGCCAAACCCAACATCCTTGACAACACTAAGGCTGAATTTGAGCAAGTGGTTAGTGTCAACCTTGTAGGTGCTTTCCTTGGCACCAAACATGCAGCCCGTGTGATGATTCCGACTAAAAAAGGTAGTATAATCAATACCGCTAGTGTATGTTCAACCATAGGAGGAGTTGCATCTCATGGCTACACAAGCTCAAAACATGGTGTGGTTGGATTAATGAGAAATACAGCAGTGGAACTCGGACAGTTTGGAATTCGTGTGAATTGTGTGTCACCTTACTTGATTGCTACACCTTTGGCAAAGGATTTCTTTAAGCTGGATGATGATGGAGTTTATCGTGTTTATTCCAACCTCAAGGGTGAAGTTCTCAAGCCAGAGGATATAGCCGAGGCTGCTCTCTATCTCGGAAGTGACGAGTCAAAATATGTGAGTGGACATAATATTGTCATAGATGGAGGCTTCACCATTGTAAATACAGGCTTTTGTATGTTTGCCTag
- the LOC126716943 gene encoding uncharacterized protein LOC126716943 isoform X3, which translates to MYWGFIFIFPTHILTPSTMGSFSLLLAAARRLEGKVALITGGSMVTICQKCGDRGFSMALIYCDRCSVYAQHRVNTKLCLIMTSRLYITREITKQIGECIWVSFSFFQHIFLLLRPWEVSRYSRLQQEGLKEKWH; encoded by the exons ATGTATTGgggtttcattttcatttttccaacaCATATTCTAACTCCTTCGACCATGGGAAGTTTCTCGTTACTCTTGGCTGCAGCAAgaag GCTTGAAGGAAAAGTGGCATTAATCACTGGTGGGTCTATGGTGACTATTTGTCAAAAGTGTGGTGACAGAGGCTTCTCTATGGCATTGATCTACTGTGACAGATGTTCGGTTTATGCTCAACATCG GGTAAATACTAAATTGTGCTTGATTATGACATCTCGGCTATATATTACAAGAGAGATAACAAAGCAAATTGGTGAATGTATTTgggtttcattttcatttttccaacaCATATTCTTACTCCTTCGACCATGGGAAGTTTCTCGTTACTCTCGGCTGCAGCAAgaag GCTTGAAGGAAAAGTGGCATTAA
- the LOC126716943 gene encoding secoisolariciresinol dehydrogenase-like isoform X2 has translation MYWGFIFIFPTHILTPSTMGSFSLLLAAARRLEGKVALITGGSSGIGESTARLFSKHGAKVVIADIQDELGHFVCEELNPQSTSFVHCDVTKETDVENAVNHVVSKYGKLDIMHNNAGIVGVAKPNILDNTKAEFELVVSVNLVGAFLGTKHAARVMIPAKKGSIINTASVCSTIGGVATHGYTSSKHGLVGLMRNTAVELGQFGIRVNCVSPYFVRLVNELTFW, from the exons ATGTATTGgggtttcattttcatttttccaacaCATATTCTAACTCCTTCGACCATGGGAAGTTTCTCGTTACTCTTGGCTGCAGCAAgaag GCTTGAAGGAAAAGTGGCATTAATCACTGGTGGGTCTAGCGGCATTGGTGAGTCCACTGCAAGACTCTTCTCTAAACATGGAGCAAAAGTTGTAATTGCTGACATCCAAGATGAATTGGGTCACTTTGTATGCGAAGAACTAAATCCTCAATCTACATCCTTTGTCCATTGTGATGTTACTAAAGAAACAGATGTAGAAAATGCAGTTAACCATGTTGTTTCCAAGTATGGTAAGTTAGACATTATGCACAACAATGCTGGTATAGTTGGGGTAGCCAAACCTAACATCCTTGACAACACCAAGGCTGAATTTGAGCTAGTGGTTAGTGTCAACCTTGTAGGTGCTTTCCTTGGCACCAAACATGCAGCCCGTGTGATGATTCCAGCTAAAAAAGGTAGTATAATCAATACCGCTAGtgtttgttcaaccataggAGGAGTTGCAACTCATGGCTACACAAGCTCAAAACATGGTTTGGTTGGATTAATGAGAAATACAGCAGTGGAGCTTGGACAATTTGGAATTCGTGTGAATTGTGTGTCACCTTATTTTGTTAGACTTGTCAATGAACTAACTTTTTGGTGA
- the LOC126716943 gene encoding secoisolariciresinol dehydrogenase-like isoform X1, producing MYLGFIFIFPTHILTPSTMGSFSLLSAAARRLEGKVALITGGSSGIGESTARLFSKHGAKVVIADIQDELGHFVCEELNPQSTSFVHCDVTKETDVENAVNHVVSKYGKLDIMHNNAGIVGVAKPNILDNTKAEFELVVSVNLVGAFLGTKHAARVMIPAKKGSIINTASVCSTIGGVATHGYTSSKHGLVGLMRNTAVELGQFGIRVNCVSPYFVRLVNELTFW from the exons ATGTATTTgggtttcattttcatttttccaacaCATATTCTTACTCCTTCGACCATGGGAAGTTTCTCGTTACTCTCGGCTGCAGCAAgaag GCTTGAAGGAAAAGTGGCATTAATCACTGGTGGGTCTAGCGGCATTGGTGAGTCCACTGCAAGACTCTTCTCTAAACATGGAGCAAAAGTTGTAATTGCTGACATCCAAGATGAATTGGGTCACTTTGTATGCGAAGAACTAAATCCTCAATCTACATCCTTTGTCCATTGTGATGTTACTAAAGAAACAGATGTAGAAAATGCAGTTAACCATGTTGTTTCCAAGTATGGTAAGTTAGACATTATGCACAACAATGCTGGTATAGTTGGGGTAGCCAAACCTAACATCCTTGACAACACCAAGGCTGAATTTGAGCTAGTGGTTAGTGTCAACCTTGTAGGTGCTTTCCTTGGCACCAAACATGCAGCCCGTGTGATGATTCCAGCTAAAAAAGGTAGTATAATCAATACCGCTAGtgtttgttcaaccataggAGGAGTTGCAACTCATGGCTACACAAGCTCAAAACATGGTTTGGTTGGATTAATGAGAAATACAGCAGTGGAGCTTGGACAATTTGGAATTCGTGTGAATTGTGTGTCACCTTATTTTGTTAGACTTGTCAATGAACTAACTTTTTGGTGA